The following are encoded together in the Flavobacterium haoranii genome:
- a CDS encoding glycosyltransferase family 9 protein, whose amino-acid sequence MAKPKHILVMRLSAMGDVAMTVPVLRAFSLQYPEVKITVVSRPFFAPFFNGISNVTFFGVDLKERHKGFLGLLRLFSDVKQFKINAVADLHNVLRSKVVRTLFALSGKKVAATDKGRADKKALTRAENKVFAPVKSMFERHVETFDKLGFSLSLENPIFPEKAKLTEEIISKLFGNEIPDFSGIKIGIAPFAQYESKVYPLDLMQEVIDALAENKNQKIFLFGGGEAEIQKLNQFQNQHKNVIVVAGKLKFQQELDLISNLDVMLSMDSGNAHIAAMLGVKVITLWGATHPYAGFKPFNQPDDFCITADRTQYPLLPTSVYGNKKVEGYEDVMRTIQPEIVVDKIKKELN is encoded by the coding sequence ATGGCTAAGCCAAAGCACATTTTAGTTATGAGGCTCTCGGCTATGGGTGATGTCGCAATGACAGTTCCCGTGTTGAGAGCTTTTTCTTTGCAATATCCTGAAGTCAAAATTACCGTGGTTTCTCGACCCTTTTTTGCGCCTTTTTTTAACGGAATTTCCAATGTTACTTTTTTTGGAGTGGATTTAAAAGAACGGCACAAAGGATTTCTAGGTTTGTTGCGATTGTTTTCAGACGTAAAGCAATTTAAGATTAATGCCGTTGCCGATTTGCACAATGTATTGCGATCAAAAGTCGTACGAACGTTATTTGCTTTGAGTGGAAAAAAAGTAGCCGCAACCGATAAAGGCAGAGCCGATAAAAAAGCATTAACGCGAGCGGAAAATAAAGTTTTTGCTCCGGTGAAATCGATGTTTGAAAGACATGTGGAAACCTTTGATAAATTAGGTTTTTCTCTTTCTTTAGAAAATCCAATATTTCCTGAAAAGGCAAAATTAACTGAGGAAATTATTAGTAAATTATTTGGAAATGAGATTCCTGATTTCTCAGGAATTAAGATTGGAATTGCACCTTTTGCACAATATGAAAGTAAAGTGTATCCATTGGATTTAATGCAAGAAGTAATTGATGCTTTGGCTGAAAATAAAAACCAAAAAATCTTCTTATTTGGTGGAGGCGAAGCCGAAATTCAAAAATTAAATCAGTTTCAAAACCAACATAAAAATGTTATAGTAGTTGCCGGAAAATTGAAGTTTCAACAAGAATTAGATTTGATTTCTAATTTAGATGTAATGCTTTCTATGGATAGTGGAAATGCTCATATTGCTGCCATGTTAGGTGTAAAAGTAATCACACTTTGGGGTGCTACACATCCGTATGCTGGCTTTAAACCTTTTAATCAACCCGATGATTTTTGTATAACTGCTGATAGAACTCAATATCCGTTATTGCCAACATCTGTTTATGGAAACAAAAAAGTGGAAGGTTATGAAGATGTAATGCGAACGATTCAGCCTGAAATAGTAGTAGACAAAATAAAAAAGGAGCTTAATTAG
- a CDS encoding DUF4254 domain-containing protein has protein sequence MFAEFAFPIFEQAIKDYHIIDDVYQPVKNPYEKGTIEYLLYAKNWVDTVQWHYEDIIRDPQIDPVAALDLKRKIDASNQVRTDMVEYIDSYFLQKYADVQVKPDAKINTESPAWAIDRLSILALKIYHMNEEATRAEATAEHRAKCQEKLNVLLDQKNDMFTSISQLIEDIEAGDKYMKVYKQMKMYNDEELNPVLYQNKK, from the coding sequence ATGTTTGCAGAATTTGCTTTTCCCATCTTTGAACAAGCTATTAAAGATTATCATATAATTGACGATGTGTATCAACCTGTAAAGAATCCTTATGAGAAAGGAACCATTGAATATTTGCTTTACGCAAAAAACTGGGTAGACACGGTACAGTGGCATTATGAAGACATTATTCGTGATCCACAAATCGATCCGGTAGCGGCATTAGATTTAAAACGTAAAATTGATGCTTCTAACCAAGTTCGTACGGATATGGTAGAATATATCGATAGTTATTTTCTTCAAAAATATGCAGACGTTCAGGTAAAACCCGATGCAAAAATCAATACAGAAAGTCCGGCTTGGGCAATTGATCGTTTGTCAATTTTGGCTTTGAAAATTTACCACATGAACGAAGAGGCAACTCGTGCAGAAGCAACAGCTGAGCACAGAGCAAAATGTCAAGAAAAATTAAATGTATTATTAGATCAAAAGAACGATATGTTTACTTCAATTTCGCAATTAATCGAAGATATTGAAGCCGGTGACAAATACATGAAAGTGTACAAACAAATGAAAATGTACAACGACGAGGAATTAAATCCGGTGTTGTATCAAAATAAGAAATAA
- the upp gene encoding uracil phosphoribosyltransferase, with product MHIHYISEENSILNHFLTQLRDVNIQKDSMRFRKNIERIGEIMAYELSKTLEYKNIDVQTPLGIKHTTTIAEPVVLCSILRAGLALHQGFMNFFDDAENGFVSAYRHHYNNDDKFEILVEYQAAPSFEGKNLILIDPMLATGQSLVAVLNQLHLEQKPKEIHIAVVIAAPEGIAFLEENLPENCHLWVAALDEKLNEKKYIVPGLGDAGDLAYGSKL from the coding sequence ATGCATATTCATTATATTTCAGAGGAAAACAGTATTTTAAATCATTTTTTAACGCAATTGCGCGATGTAAACATTCAAAAAGATAGTATGCGTTTTCGTAAAAACATAGAACGCATAGGCGAAATTATGGCTTACGAATTGAGTAAAACTTTAGAATACAAAAATATTGATGTTCAAACGCCATTAGGAATTAAACACACCACAACTATTGCTGAACCTGTTGTTTTGTGCTCCATTTTAAGAGCTGGTTTGGCTTTGCACCAAGGTTTTATGAACTTTTTTGACGATGCTGAAAACGGATTTGTATCGGCTTATCGTCATCATTACAACAACGATGATAAATTTGAAATTTTAGTAGAATATCAAGCTGCTCCATCGTTTGAAGGTAAAAATTTAATTTTAATTGACCCAATGTTAGCAACAGGACAATCTTTAGTTGCAGTTTTGAATCAGTTGCATTTAGAACAAAAACCTAAAGAAATTCATATTGCTGTTGTGATTGCTGCACCAGAAGGCATTGCTTTTCTTGAAGAAAACCTTCCTGAAAATTGTCATTTGTGGGTTGCCGCTTTAGACGAAAAACTAAATGAAAAAAAATACATAGTTCCCGGACTAGGCGATGCAGGCGATTTAGCTTACGGAAGCAAATTATAA
- a CDS encoding DUF6341 family protein, with amino-acid sequence MKSFFEAIQSLFVDFLFLPFDALRNLELTNWWGANFLNWIFIIICCGALVYWLKQLNIFKANNEDDDNTTSHSFLK; translated from the coding sequence ATGAAATCATTTTTTGAAGCTATACAATCACTTTTTGTTGATTTTTTATTCTTACCGTTTGATGCATTAAGAAATTTAGAATTAACAAATTGGTGGGGTGCCAATTTTTTAAATTGGATTTTTATTATCATTTGCTGTGGAGCTTTAGTGTATTGGTTAAAACAACTTAATATTTTTAAAGCGAATAATGAAGACGATGATAATACTACTTCACATTCTTTCTTGAAATAA
- the purD gene encoding phosphoribosylamine--glycine ligase, with protein MNILLLGSGGREHALAWKMLQSDKCSRLFVAPGNAGTAQIAKNVALNPNDFEAVKQLVLTEKIEMVVVGPEDPLVNGVFDFFKNDAELASIPVIGPSKYGAQLEGSKEFAKEFLVKHNIPTARYESFTAETVEKGYAFLETLSAPYVLKADGLAAGKGVLILNDLAEAKDELKNMLVDAKFGSASAKVVIEEFLSGIELSCFVLTDGKSYKILPTAKDYKRIGEGDTGLNTGGMGAVSPVPFATPEFLAKIEDRVVKPTVAGLQKDNIDYTGFVFIGLIKVGDDPFVIEYNVRMGDPETEVVMPRLKSDLVEIFEAMAKQELDKVALEIDERAATTIMMVSGGYPEDYEKGKVITGIENVTNSIVFHAGTALKDDEVVTSGGRVLAVTSYGSTYQEAIAQSYQSIDKIAFDKMYFRKDIGFDL; from the coding sequence ATGAATATTCTTCTTTTAGGTTCTGGAGGTCGCGAGCATGCATTGGCTTGGAAAATGTTACAAAGCGATAAATGCAGCCGACTTTTTGTTGCGCCAGGAAATGCAGGAACAGCACAAATAGCTAAAAATGTTGCGCTTAATCCAAACGATTTTGAAGCGGTAAAACAATTGGTTTTAACAGAAAAAATCGAAATGGTGGTGGTAGGACCAGAAGATCCTTTGGTAAATGGAGTGTTTGATTTTTTCAAAAACGATGCTGAGTTGGCTTCCATTCCTGTTATTGGACCTTCAAAATACGGAGCGCAATTAGAAGGAAGTAAAGAGTTTGCGAAAGAATTTTTGGTAAAACACAATATCCCAACGGCTCGTTACGAAAGTTTTACTGCTGAAACGGTTGAAAAAGGCTATGCTTTTCTTGAAACATTAAGCGCGCCTTATGTTTTAAAAGCTGATGGTTTAGCGGCAGGAAAAGGTGTTTTGATTTTAAATGATTTGGCAGAAGCAAAGGACGAATTAAAAAATATGTTGGTCGATGCTAAATTTGGTTCAGCAAGTGCGAAAGTGGTTATCGAAGAATTCTTAAGCGGAATCGAATTAAGTTGTTTCGTGTTAACAGATGGCAAATCGTATAAAATTTTACCAACAGCAAAAGATTACAAGAGAATTGGCGAAGGCGATACAGGTTTAAACACCGGTGGAATGGGAGCAGTTTCTCCAGTTCCGTTTGCAACACCTGAATTTTTAGCTAAAATTGAAGATAGAGTGGTAAAACCAACAGTTGCTGGTTTGCAAAAAGACAATATCGATTACACAGGATTTGTGTTCATTGGATTGATTAAAGTTGGCGATGATCCGTTTGTAATTGAGTACAACGTTCGTATGGGTGATCCGGAAACTGAAGTGGTTATGCCGCGTTTAAAAAGCGATTTAGTTGAAATTTTTGAAGCAATGGCTAAACAAGAATTAGACAAAGTTGCTTTAGAAATTGACGAAAGAGCTGCTACGACCATCATGATGGTTTCAGGTGGATATCCAGAAGATTATGAAAAAGGAAAAGTAATTACGGGAATTGAAAACGTAACGAATTCGATAGTTTTCCACGCGGGAACTGCTTTAAAAGATGACGAAGTAGTAACTAGTGGCGGACGTGTTTTAGCGGTTACGTCTTACGGTTCAACGTATCAAGAAGCTATTGCACAATCGTATCAAAGTATTGACAAAATTGCTTTCGATAAAATGTACTTTAGAAAAGATATTGGTTTCGACTTATAG
- a CDS encoding phenylacetate--CoA ligase family protein translates to MLKLFDLSLQLNGFPIAKAKEEFAAFAAVSAEDYPEFIEKRKQAIVDFHLKYNTFYRNLVGNETFTSWNNLPVVTKKHLQKPLSERLSEGYTEKTVFVNKTSGSSGDPFVFAKDKHSHALTWASNSYRFGWFDIDFNSSYQARFYGIPLDKVGYYKERFKDILSHRYRFPIFDLSDKVLEGVLEHFKTKKFDYINGYTSSIVLFAKFLQQRNIILTDVCPTLKVCMVTSEMLFEEDKKLLETYLGIPIVNEYGASELDLIAFQNPQGEWQVNSETLFVEILDENNQPVPNGTEGKVVITSLDNKAHPFIRYEIGDVGILDERSTAKKPILKKLVGRTSDIALLPSGKKSPGLTFYYVTKSIIEDDGNVKEFIVRQKTLDSFDIDYVSENELTLEQIAEIEKAIAKYLEPGLHFTYNRKDVLKRTARGKLKQFQSDL, encoded by the coding sequence ATGCTGAAATTATTTGATCTAAGCTTACAATTAAACGGCTTTCCTATTGCCAAAGCAAAAGAAGAATTTGCAGCATTTGCGGCAGTTTCAGCAGAAGATTATCCGGAATTTATTGAAAAACGAAAACAAGCAATTGTCGATTTTCATTTGAAGTACAATACTTTCTATCGCAATTTAGTTGGAAACGAAACCTTTACTTCCTGGAACAATTTACCGGTTGTAACAAAAAAACATTTGCAAAAACCTTTATCAGAAAGACTTTCGGAAGGTTATACCGAAAAAACAGTTTTTGTGAATAAAACTTCTGGTTCCAGTGGCGATCCTTTTGTATTTGCTAAAGACAAACATTCGCATGCTTTAACTTGGGCGTCCAATAGCTATCGTTTTGGTTGGTTTGACATCGATTTTAATTCGTCTTATCAAGCGCGATTTTATGGAATTCCTTTGGATAAAGTGGGCTATTACAAAGAGCGATTTAAAGACATTTTGAGCCACCGCTATCGTTTCCCTATTTTTGATTTATCGGATAAAGTTTTGGAAGGCGTTTTGGAACATTTTAAAACCAAAAAATTCGACTACATCAATGGTTATACGAGTTCGATAGTTTTGTTTGCCAAGTTTTTACAACAGCGCAACATTATTTTAACGGATGTTTGTCCGACTTTAAAAGTTTGCATGGTGACTTCCGAAATGTTGTTTGAAGAAGATAAAAAGTTGCTAGAAACCTATTTAGGAATTCCTATTGTAAACGAATATGGCGCTTCGGAATTGGATTTAATTGCGTTTCAAAATCCGCAAGGCGAATGGCAAGTGAACAGCGAAACTTTATTCGTAGAAATTTTAGACGAAAATAACCAGCCGGTTCCAAATGGCACGGAAGGAAAAGTAGTCATCACTTCGTTAGACAATAAAGCGCATCCGTTTATTCGTTATGAAATAGGCGACGTGGGAATTTTGGACGAAAGAAGCACCGCTAAAAAACCGATTCTAAAAAAATTAGTCGGAAGAACCAGTGATATCGCTTTGCTTCCTAGCGGAAAAAAATCGCCCGGACTGACTTTTTACTACGTAACCAAAAGCATTATTGAAGACGACGGAAACGTGAAAGAATTTATTGTGCGCCAAAAAACATTGGATTCTTTCGATATTGATTATGTAAGTGAAAACGAATTGACTTTGGAACAAATAGCCGAAATTGAGAAAGCCATTGCCAAATACTTAGAACCCGGATTGCATTTTACCTACAACCGAAAAGACGTTTTGAAACGAACTGCTAGAGGAAAACTGAAACAATTTCAATCGGATTTATAG
- a CDS encoding glycosyltransferase family 2 protein → MKLVSIITPTFNAEQFILQTIQSVLEQTYTHWELILVDDCSSDATWELIHSISDSRIKCFKLDQNFGPGVARNFAIQQAKGNYIAFLDADDVWKPQKLAKQLQFMEDENLPMTFSFYEQIDEEGKSLHKQITAPLEVSYNQLFYCNWIGNLTGIYSVDFFGKIPISSIKKRQDWILWLTLVQKIKTVKPVPESLAFYRVRKDSVSSSKVKLIQYNYAIYRNFHENHPLKAAFNTALFLVHQLLIKPRFTKTI, encoded by the coding sequence ATGAAATTGGTTTCTATCATAACGCCAACGTTTAATGCGGAACAATTTATTCTTCAAACCATTCAATCTGTTTTAGAGCAGACGTATACTCATTGGGAACTGATTTTGGTAGACGATTGTTCGTCGGATGCCACTTGGGAACTAATCCATTCGATTTCTGATTCTAGAATAAAATGCTTTAAATTAGATCAAAACTTTGGACCGGGTGTGGCTCGAAATTTTGCCATTCAACAAGCAAAAGGAAATTATATCGCTTTTCTCGATGCCGATGATGTGTGGAAACCCCAAAAGTTGGCTAAACAATTGCAATTTATGGAAGATGAAAACCTTCCGATGACGTTTTCTTTTTACGAACAAATAGATGAAGAAGGTAAGAGTTTACACAAACAAATTACGGCACCCTTAGAAGTTTCGTATAATCAATTGTTTTACTGCAATTGGATTGGAAACTTAACCGGAATTTATTCGGTAGATTTTTTTGGTAAAATTCCCATTTCAAGTATCAAAAAACGTCAAGACTGGATTTTGTGGCTGACTTTGGTACAAAAAATTAAAACGGTAAAACCGGTTCCTGAAAGTTTGGCTTTTTATCGCGTGCGAAAAGATTCGGTTTCGTCTTCCAAAGTAAAGTTGATTCAATACAATTATGCTATTTACAGAAATTTTCACGAGAATCATCCGTTGAAAGCTGCGTTTAATACTGCCTTGTTTTTGGTTCACCAATTGTTGATTAAACCGCGTTTTACAAAAACAATCTAA
- a CDS encoding undecaprenyl-phosphate glucose phosphotransferase has protein sequence MSWTILSFFVKFYEIFRFTPYTEILGKIAKQVVIFLLLTIAIFPFYKSAIFSGRATAWYFITLTSFIIIFKTALFYYLKKYRILTGNNLRKVVIVGYNTKTIDLKNILETRADYGYTFKGFFSDKKQNELVIGKINNVREFVLEQKIDEIFCSIGELTNDQQKDLIDFCDDNKIEIKFIPDTKIIFSKNMRVNHFEMFPILSIRKSPLDSYYTNLFKRTFDVLFSLFVIIFLLSWLTPILGLLILLESRGPIFFKQSRPGIGEKEFFCYKFRSMQLNVTTEKEASRNDPRVTRIGKFIRKTSIDELPQFFNVLLGDMSIVGPRPHLWTQNKNYGKRIKKYMIRHHVKPGITGLAQVKGCRGEIETDDDMINRIKYDVFYIENWSFILDIKIIIQTVINIFKGEEKAY, from the coding sequence TTGAGTTGGACAATTTTATCCTTTTTTGTAAAGTTTTATGAAATTTTTCGTTTTACACCTTATACAGAAATCTTAGGTAAAATTGCGAAACAAGTTGTAATTTTTTTATTGTTGACTATAGCAATTTTTCCCTTTTATAAATCAGCAATTTTTAGTGGAAGGGCAACTGCTTGGTATTTTATTACGCTCACATCTTTTATAATCATTTTTAAAACCGCCTTATTTTATTATTTAAAAAAATATAGAATTTTAACAGGTAATAATTTAAGAAAAGTAGTTATAGTAGGGTATAACACCAAAACAATAGATTTAAAAAACATCCTTGAAACTAGAGCCGATTATGGTTATACATTTAAAGGATTTTTTTCAGATAAAAAACAAAATGAATTAGTCATTGGGAAGATAAACAATGTTAGAGAATTTGTTTTGGAACAAAAAATTGATGAGATATTTTGTTCTATAGGTGAGTTAACAAATGACCAACAAAAAGATTTAATCGATTTTTGTGACGACAATAAAATAGAAATAAAGTTTATTCCCGATACGAAGATAATTTTCTCAAAAAATATGAGAGTGAATCATTTCGAAATGTTTCCAATATTATCTATAAGAAAATCACCTCTTGATTCTTATTATACAAATTTATTTAAGAGAACTTTTGATGTTTTATTCTCATTATTTGTTATAATATTTCTATTATCATGGTTAACACCAATTTTAGGTTTGTTAATTCTTTTAGAATCTAGGGGTCCAATTTTTTTCAAACAGAGTAGACCTGGAATAGGAGAAAAAGAATTCTTTTGTTACAAGTTTAGATCAATGCAATTGAATGTTACTACCGAAAAAGAAGCGTCTAGAAATGATCCTAGAGTCACTAGAATTGGTAAGTTTATTAGAAAAACTAGTATTGATGAATTACCACAATTTTTCAATGTTCTTTTAGGGGATATGTCTATTGTGGGACCTAGACCTCATCTTTGGACGCAGAATAAAAACTATGGAAAAAGAATCAAAAAATACATGATAAGACATCATGTTAAACCCGGTATTACAGGACTCGCTCAAGTAAAAGGATGTAGAGGAGAAATTGAAACTGACGATGATATGATTAACAGAATTAAATATGATGTTTTTTATATTGAAAACTGGTCATTTATTCTAGATATTAAGATTATTATCCAAACGGTTATAAATATTTTTAAAGGAGAAGAAAAAGCATACTAA
- a CDS encoding UDP-glucuronic acid decarboxylase family protein gives MKRILITGAAGFLGSHLCDRFIAEGYYVIGMDNLITGDLKNISHLFKEKNFEFYHHDVTKFVHVPGKLDYILHFASPASPIDYLKIPIQTLKVGAMGTHNLLGLARVKKARILIASTSEVYGDPLIHPQTEDYYGNVNTIGPRGVYDEAKRYQEAITMAYHTFHGLETRIVRIFNTYGPRMRLNDGRVIPAFIGQALRGEDLTVFGDGSQTRSFCYVDDQVEGIFRLLHSDYHLPVNIGNPDEITIKDFAEEIIKLTGTNQKIIYKPLPKDDPMQRQPNIDKAKEILGWESKVGRAEGMRLTYEYFKSLSPEELAKEEHKDFANYIH, from the coding sequence ATGAAAAGAATATTAATAACAGGTGCGGCGGGTTTTTTAGGCTCACATTTATGTGATCGTTTTATAGCTGAAGGATATTATGTAATAGGAATGGACAATCTTATTACTGGAGATTTAAAAAATATTTCACATTTATTTAAGGAGAAAAATTTCGAATTTTATCATCATGATGTAACAAAATTTGTACATGTACCTGGTAAATTAGATTACATATTACACTTTGCTTCACCAGCAAGTCCAATTGATTATTTAAAAATTCCTATTCAAACCTTAAAAGTAGGGGCAATGGGAACTCATAATTTATTAGGATTGGCTCGTGTTAAAAAGGCAAGAATTTTAATTGCATCAACATCGGAAGTGTATGGAGATCCACTTATTCATCCTCAAACAGAAGATTATTATGGAAACGTAAATACAATTGGACCAAGAGGGGTTTATGATGAAGCGAAGCGCTATCAGGAAGCAATAACTATGGCATATCATACTTTTCATGGTTTAGAAACGAGAATCGTTCGTATTTTTAATACATATGGACCAAGAATGCGATTAAATGATGGACGCGTAATTCCTGCATTTATTGGACAAGCATTACGTGGAGAAGATTTAACCGTTTTTGGAGATGGAAGTCAAACGCGTTCTTTTTGCTATGTTGATGATCAAGTAGAAGGAATTTTTAGGTTGTTACATTCTGATTATCATTTACCAGTGAATATCGGGAATCCTGATGAAATCACAATTAAAGATTTTGCTGAAGAAATTATCAAATTAACAGGAACTAATCAGAAAATTATTTATAAACCATTGCCAAAAGATGACCCAATGCAACGTCAACCAAATATTGACAAAGCCAAAGAAATTCTAGGTTGGGAATCTAAAGTTGGTAGAGCTGAAGGTATGCGTTTAACTTATGAATATTTTAAATCTTTGTCTCCTGAAGAGTTAGCAAAAGAAGAACATAAAGATTTTGCAAATTATATACACTAG
- a CDS encoding O-antigen ligase family protein: MLSSTNVLIISLVLSLIYYFFYSKFANKLRLRNSILVLTIFISFLFYKKIEAFVELEFKNNTEKGIGHNVITKSDDFEKKITMYEAWNNKTFSQKDFFPGTAFRIYQFRVFLELFEENSVFWKGFGFNASNIKIEEKGVEHNVFLGDVNHEGYQKKNFHNQYLQIFAELGFIGFSLLVLILFFSLKTAFKAKDFIHISFTFLMISLFLTESFLWRQRGIVFFTVFYCLFAISNTKKSLQ, from the coding sequence TTGCTTTCTTCTACAAATGTTTTAATAATTTCATTGGTTTTAAGTTTAATCTATTACTTTTTTTATTCAAAGTTTGCAAATAAGCTACGTTTAAGAAACAGCATTCTTGTTTTAACAATTTTTATTTCTTTTTTATTTTACAAAAAAATTGAAGCATTTGTTGAACTAGAATTTAAAAATAATACTGAAAAGGGAATAGGGCATAATGTAATTACAAAATCAGATGATTTTGAAAAAAAAATTACTATGTATGAAGCTTGGAATAATAAAACTTTTTCACAAAAAGATTTTTTTCCAGGAACTGCTTTTAGAATATACCAATTTAGAGTGTTCTTAGAATTATTTGAAGAAAACTCTGTTTTCTGGAAAGGATTTGGATTTAATGCGTCTAACATCAAAATTGAAGAAAAAGGAGTAGAACACAATGTTTTTTTAGGCGATGTCAATCATGAGGGTTATCAAAAGAAAAATTTTCACAATCAATATCTCCAAATTTTTGCAGAATTAGGCTTTATTGGTTTTTCACTTTTAGTGCTTATTTTGTTCTTTTCTTTAAAAACTGCATTTAAAGCCAAAGATTTTATTCACATTTCTTTCACATTTCTAATGATAAGTTTATTTTTGACGGAATCATTTTTGTGGAGACAAAGAGGAATAGTATTTTTTACTGTTTTTTATTGTTTGTTTGCAATTTCAAATACAAAGAAAAGTCTACAATGA
- the gmd gene encoding GDP-mannose 4,6-dehydratase yields MKVALITGINGQDGSYLAELLLEKGYEVHGIIRRSSTFNTERIEHLYIEGLLLDLHKEKKIKLHYGDMTDSTNLIRLVQQIRPDEIYNLAAQSHVKVSFDMPEYTAETDAVGTLRLLEAIRICGLTETTRIYQASTSELYGKVQEIPQKETTPFYPRSPYGVAKMYAYWITKNYRESYNMYAVNGILFNHESERRGETFVTRKITLAASRIKHGIQEKLYLGNLDALRDWGYAKDYVECMWLMLQQDTPEDFVIATGVQYSVRYFCELAFREAGIEIEWKGEAENEKGYCKATGNVLIEVDENYYRPAEVETLLGDPTKAKTVLGWNPSKTSIEELVKIMMKHDLEYVKLPRVC; encoded by the coding sequence ATGAAAGTAGCATTAATTACTGGAATAAATGGTCAAGACGGTTCGTACTTGGCTGAACTATTATTAGAAAAAGGATATGAGGTTCATGGAATTATCAGAAGAAGCTCTACTTTTAATACCGAAAGAATTGAACATTTATATATAGAAGGATTATTATTAGACTTACATAAAGAGAAGAAAATAAAATTACATTACGGAGATATGACGGATTCTACAAACTTAATTCGTTTGGTACAACAAATTCGTCCTGATGAAATTTATAATTTGGCCGCTCAATCTCATGTAAAAGTATCTTTCGATATGCCAGAATATACAGCAGAAACTGATGCTGTAGGAACTTTACGTTTATTAGAAGCAATAAGAATTTGCGGTTTAACCGAAACTACTAGAATATACCAAGCTTCAACATCTGAATTATATGGTAAAGTTCAAGAAATTCCTCAAAAAGAAACCACTCCATTTTATCCAAGATCACCTTACGGTGTTGCTAAAATGTATGCCTATTGGATTACTAAAAACTACCGTGAGTCTTACAATATGTATGCTGTAAACGGAATTTTATTCAATCACGAATCAGAACGTAGAGGAGAAACTTTCGTTACCAGAAAAATTACATTAGCCGCTTCACGTATTAAGCATGGTATCCAAGAAAAATTATACTTAGGAAATCTTGATGCACTTCGCGATTGGGGATATGCAAAAGACTATGTAGAATGTATGTGGTTGATGTTACAGCAAGACACACCAGAAGATTTTGTTATAGCGACAGGAGTTCAATATTCTGTTCGTTATTTCTGTGAATTAGCTTTTAGAGAAGCAGGCATTGAAATTGAATGGAAAGGTGAAGCAGAAAATGAAAAAGGATATTGCAAAGCAACTGGAAATGTATTAATTGAAGTAGATGAAAATTACTATCGTCCTGCTGAAGTAGAAACTTTATTAGGTGATCCTACAAAAGCAAAAACTGTTCTAGGATGGAATCCAAGTAAAACTTCAATTGAAGAGTTAGTGAAAATTATGATGAAGCACGATTTAGAATACGTAAAATTACCAAGAGTATGCTAA